GTGAAAAATATGGAAGATAGCCTACCATTAGCAATTGTTGGTTCGGGGGCAAACTTAAATCTTGCCACGGATAATGCGTTAGCCCGCGCGGCGAAGCTATTTAACTTATCAATAGAAGAGGTAAAAAACCGTGCGACCATTACAGGTTCTATTGAAATTGGCCGTCACCCAGGTGTCGTAACAGCCACGATGCTGGTGCCAAAAACGATGTTAAAGCAGGCGCGACTACTTAAGCCAATTAAGCGTCAGTACGATTAGAGCTAGGAAAATCATTTTACAACCATTCGCTTGTGACGTTTTTTGATACTACTTTTCGGGAAATACAGTACTAGAAATGTAGAGAGGTGAGACCATGCAGCCAGTAATTAAAAAAATCGAAGCACTTGCCCTCTCGATTAGCGTCCAATCGGGTGTAGGCATAATCGAAACAATCAGTGAAAAAGATGGAACGAAAAAGGCTATTTTCAAAATCACAGCAAAAACACCGCTGATGACAAAGGACGGTCATCAAATCGGAGCGTCTGCGATTCCAGTAAAGGGTCGTTTGATCGCATTTGTCGATTCAAGCATACCGCTACCCATGCAAGCACCACCGCAAACTGAGCCACTACTTGTTATTTTTGATCAGTACGATAAAAAAGGTGAGGTCGCAGTGGGGGTATTTAATGAGATGCTGTTTAGTGAGCAGTTGAACTTGAAGCTTCATGTAAAGGATTCAACTGAAATCGTGGATTTGCAAGGCAAGCGTGTTGAAAAAGAGGGGCTTTATCGTAAGGTACTCATTGTACTTTACGAGGTGACAACGCGTAGCAGACCTACACAAACAAATCCGACGAAGATTATTGTGACCAATGTTTTAGCGGAATGATCGATGGGTGTGTTAAAAGTTTTTTGGCTTTTAACGCACCCTGTTTTTAATTTTTTCATTTCACACATTGGTGTGGAATGGTATATTTTTCTATAGATAACAGTGGGATATGTGAGGAGGAGGAATGGCCGTTGTTGCTTTCATTTGATGAGCAGCTTTTAACAAAAACATCAGGATTAACAGACAATCGATTAGAGCGCGCTTTACAGGAGTTTGGTACAGAAAGTGCTATATGGGGTGTAGCGTTTGATAGCAATGCATTTTTACTAGAGCAGGAACGTGCGGAAACGTTTTGCTTTTCATTACTGAAGCATTATTGGGGGAAAGTGAACTTATTTTCCTACGATTCTTTTCATGAGGCGCATTTCAATGTTGAGGTCGTAAATGAAAAGATTCAGCACTTTTTTGATGCGCCAGAAAATAAAAAAGCACTTTTTGCATTTATACATAAAAAAGACGGAATTCATTTTTCACAGCTTGTTGAATTATTATTTACGAAGTCGATTCAAACACCTGTCACCGAAACAGGGCTTGAACGATTAATCGTTTTTCAAGTAGGACAGCGCTTTTTCGTGCAGCCGATTTATTCAGATTCTAGTGACTACTGGGAGTATATCGCGGCAAAAAAAATGTATGCGCTGTTTTTACAGCAGCCACTCGTAGCAATCGAACGCCCGCTTCAATTGATGCGCCTGTTTAAAGAGGGGCTCTTGCTACAATTTAGTAAAAATCGTGTGGCGACGATGATTCATAAAATCGTACAGCAGCTAGATTTTGAAAATCCGAAAAGCTATGTGTTAAAGCAACTGCATTTATTTAACATTGAGATTCACTTTTCGAGTGGGCGTCGGCATTTGAAAAAACTGCGAAAATGTATTGCCCAAGTGCAAAGCGAATGGGAAGAGGGCCCCTTTGCACTTAATGAAAAAGAGCAAACCCTCCTAAGCTATATGCTTTTTCAAGAAGCCATTACACGGCAAGACAACGGTGCCATTATTCAGCACGGCCTGTATTTAATTGAGGAGGAGCGGCTGTCTAATCATGCGATCGAGCTCGTTGTGGACTACGAGGACGTCCTACCAAGCATGAATCCACAGCCGCAAGCCCTTGTGAAAAATTATCATAAAAATTACGTAGAGCATTTATTTTTTGTGCTACTCCATACACTTGTTAAAGAGGAACAGTGGAATGATGCAGTAACCTTGCTTAAAAACTATGAACTGGCAAGCTGTACGGCAATTTTTGAGCTGTTGCAGGAACAAAATCCGGACATGTTGCATTTAATTGAAGCCACTGTGCAGCAGGATATCGCGGTGCTTGTCGATGGAACGACGCAAATTATTCGAGATTCACTTGTAACGTGGCAAACTTCGTATGTCCAAAAAAATAGCCCGTACTATGAAATCGCGCTACAAACGTCACAGCATATGTGCAATTTACTACAAATTTTATTTTACGCTGAGCAAGATCTTTTAGTAGAGAAGCTACTAGTGGTATATAAAAAATACATGCTAATTCCGGCGCATTTTGAAAATTTACGTCAGTTTATTGAACAACGAACGGCGCTGCTTGCCTGAAACGCAAAAAGATACAACTTTTGCTGTGATTTTTCTCACAGCTAAAAAGCTATTCCTTCTATTACACTTAGAGATAGAAGGAGTGAGCAAAATGATTAAAAACGTTTTATTAAGCTGTGCAGGCGTCGTATTTTCGGTAGTAGCTGGCATTGGAATTTATTTCAGCTTCGTATCAGTAGGATGAGCGATGAAAAAAGGTGTATCCACGTTTAACAACAAACGCGGATACACCTTTTTCTATTTTAAAACGCCAGATTTTGTTAGTTCCTCAATTTGTTCCTTTGAATAGCCATAGCCTGTTAAAATTTCCTCGGTATGTGCACCGATCTTTGCCCCAACGAATTGATAGCTAGGTTCAACGCCTTCAATTTTTAATGCGGTTCCAATTTGGCGCTGTGTTGTGCCGTCTGGTTTTGGAATATCTACGACCATGTTACGCGATTGGATTTGTGGATGCTCGCACGCCTCGTCGAATGTTAAAACCGGTTCGACACACCCATGGAAGTCCTCATTGAAAATTTCTAGCCACTGATTAAAGGTTTTAGAGCAAAATGCATCCTTTACCGCCTCTTTGAAGCGTTGCTGTGTATAGGCGGAACCATTGAATGTGCTATCAATCAGCTCTGGAATATCAAGTGCCTCACAAAGCAGCTTGCGGAATTGCGGCTCTAAGCTCCCAACTGAGAAATAACGCCCATCTTTTGTGCGGTAGTAGTCATAGAACGTCCCGCCATTTAAAATTTCCTCTTCTGGCTGTGGTGCGCGGCCGCTACCGAAATATTGTGCGCCGTATAGTGCGTTCATCGCAAACATCGCATCGGTCATCGACACATCGATAAATTTTCCTTCGCCTGTTTTTTCACGGTGAAGCGCGGCGGCTAATATGCCGACTGCCGCATGCATTGTCCCACCGGCAATATCAGCAATTTGAATGCCCATCGCAACCGGCTTTTTGTCCTTTAAGCGTGAATGATCGAGCACGCCGCCAAGTGATAAATAGTTGTTATCATGACCGGGACGCAATGCGTATGGACCCGTTTGCCCGTAGCCTGTAATTGCACAGTAGATTAGGCGCGGATTAATCTTGCGTAATGTTTCGTAATCGATGCCAAGACGCTTCATTACCCCTGGACGGAACCCTTCAATAACGATGTCGTAATCCTGTACGAGCTTTTTAATAATGTCGGTACCTTCGTCGGATTTTAAGTTAATTTGCAGTGACTTTTTCGAGCGATTTAAATGCTGATGGATGTAGGATTCACGGTCTTCGTCATATGGTGGCATAATGCGCATTAAATCGACGCGGCGCTCAGATTCAATATGAATTACTTCAGCCCCTAAATCTGCAAACATCATCGTCGCAAGTGGCCCCGGTAATAGTGAACTAAAATCTAAAATTTTTAACCCATTTAAAATTGTCATGACTCCATCCCCCTATGTGATCAAAACAGCATTCTGTAATAATACAGTTAATTTATATTTAATTAGTATTATAACAGTTGAACTTAAAAATTCCTATATTTATCCTTTTTAAGGAGAAATAAAATGGATTGTTCTGTAAAAAAGTGATTACCCTCATTATATTTAAAATAGTCAGAAAATTATAGTGAAAAAATGAGTAAATTTTTATAAAAAAACTCGAGAGAACGTATCTCTCGAGTTTTAACATTATAACGAGTAAAAATTCATTGTAAAGTAAGGTTGGTTTTTGCTGTTGAAGTCCACACCAACAAATACATGAGTAAATTCGTTACGTAAAATATTTTCACGGTGACCGAGTGAATTCATGAGTGCTTCGTGGGCATAAATTGCACTATATTGACCATAGGCTAAGTTTTCGCCCCACCAGTTATACGTCACGCCGCCTTTTCTCATGCGATCGCCGCCGCGCAGCCCGTTTAAGTCCACATGTCCGAAGAAGTTAGAATCGGCCATGCTCGCACTATGCTGACGGGCAACTGGATTATACTTGGGTGTGTATTGTAATGGTTTTAAGCCTTCTGCGACACGGGCTTGGTTGATGAGTTCGACCATTAAGTTTTCAAGGCCGTCACGTAGCTGTGTAGATTGTGTCGCAAAGAAGCCCGGTTTCGACATTTCTGTTGCAGCACTTACCCATGTCACCGAGCGTACTTTGTATTTTTTATGGGCATCATAGAAAAAGGTAACATACTGATTGTCAATTAAGTACGTACCGCTTGTTTCTTGGTTGTATTTATCGGTATAGCTTTGTGTGTATTTCGTGTTGTTTTTTGAAATCCCTTTTAATGGTGCACCGTATTTCGCTTTGACGGTATCACGGGAGCTACCAACTTTAATGCCAAAAACCGTTTGACCAGTGCGTGTTTCATAGCCGCCGACCGTGTTGCTATTTTTTGTGCCAACTAAATGAAATGCTTTGTAATTTGCTGAAGGCATTTTCCAAAGTAAATCATATTCAGAGGCGAAGGTTTTAACTGAAGATGGCGTATTTGAAGTAGCTGAAGTTGCTTCTGTATTTTTTATTGTTGTAAATGGGATGATAATTTCTTGATTTATGACCTTTCCCTTCGTCGACTTTAATTTATCCGTAACGACAAGTTTGTAGCTGGTACCGTTCGTTAATTTAGTAGTCGGTTTCACTTTTAGTTTTTTCCCAGAGACAGTTGTAGTAACGGCAATTTTTTTATTAGTTGTAGTTACTATATAGACATTATTTGCAATGGAGCTCGCTGCGATATTTTGATTGAATGTAATGGTCCACTCTTTGTTTGTTGCTATATTGGAATAAGATTTCCACTCGGTCTTTGTGCTTGCATTGGTAATAAGTAAGAGCGAACTAAAAAATAGAGGGATCATGATTGCTATCAGAAAGCTTATTTTTTTCATTATTACGTTCCCTTCGTTTTTGCTAACGAAGAGTATTTTATACTGATTTTGTAGGTCATTTCATGCATTATGATTGAGCAGCTCATTTGTAAAAGCTACTAAAAAAGCGGAGTTAATCGATATGTTCTAAGGAATATCCAAAAAAAGGGGTGTGGGTATTTTTGGTTAAAGCTTATTAGGATATAATATATTGGATTGAGAAATGATTTTTTGTACATAGGCTAAAAAAATGAGGTAAAAAAAGTTTTAGAAAATTTCTGGTTATCGTAAATTCACAATTCCGCCACTTCAAACTAGGTATTTATAACCATTTTTGAAATCTAATGAAAACTTATTTTCCATCTGAACACAATTTTTTGGATAAATATTGGAATAATGGGTGAGGTGAAGTTGGTTGGTGATCTAGAGTGATTTTGTCC
The sequence above is a segment of the Solibacillus sp. FSL H8-0523 genome. Coding sequences within it:
- a CDS encoding Fe-S-cluster redox enzyme, whose protein sequence is MLLSFDEQLLTKTSGLTDNRLERALQEFGTESAIWGVAFDSNAFLLEQERAETFCFSLLKHYWGKVNLFSYDSFHEAHFNVEVVNEKIQHFFDAPENKKALFAFIHKKDGIHFSQLVELLFTKSIQTPVTETGLERLIVFQVGQRFFVQPIYSDSSDYWEYIAAKKMYALFLQQPLVAIERPLQLMRLFKEGLLLQFSKNRVATMIHKIVQQLDFENPKSYVLKQLHLFNIEIHFSSGRRHLKKLRKCIAQVQSEWEEGPFALNEKEQTLLSYMLFQEAITRQDNGAIIQHGLYLIEEERLSNHAIELVVDYEDVLPSMNPQPQALVKNYHKNYVEHLFFVLLHTLVKEEQWNDAVTLLKNYELASCTAIFELLQEQNPDMLHLIEATVQQDIAVLVDGTTQIIRDSLVTWQTSYVQKNSPYYEIALQTSQHMCNLLQILFYAEQDLLVEKLLVVYKKYMLIPAHFENLRQFIEQRTALLA
- a CDS encoding CaiB/BaiF CoA-transferase family protein, which translates into the protein MTILNGLKILDFSSLLPGPLATMMFADLGAEVIHIESERRVDLMRIMPPYDEDRESYIHQHLNRSKKSLQINLKSDEGTDIIKKLVQDYDIVIEGFRPGVMKRLGIDYETLRKINPRLIYCAITGYGQTGPYALRPGHDNNYLSLGGVLDHSRLKDKKPVAMGIQIADIAGGTMHAAVGILAAALHREKTGEGKFIDVSMTDAMFAMNALYGAQYFGSGRAPQPEEEILNGGTFYDYYRTKDGRYFSVGSLEPQFRKLLCEALDIPELIDSTFNGSAYTQQRFKEAVKDAFCSKTFNQWLEIFNEDFHGCVEPVLTFDEACEHPQIQSRNMVVDIPKPDGTTQRQIGTALKIEGVEPSYQFVGAKIGAHTEEILTGYGYSKEQIEELTKSGVLK
- a CDS encoding CAP-associated domain-containing protein — translated: MKKISFLIAIMIPLFFSSLLLITNASTKTEWKSYSNIATNKEWTITFNQNIAASSIANNVYIVTTTNKKIAVTTTVSGKKLKVKPTTKLTNGTSYKLVVTDKLKSTKGKVINQEIIIPFTTIKNTEATSATSNTPSSVKTFASEYDLLWKMPSANYKAFHLVGTKNSNTVGGYETRTGQTVFGIKVGSSRDTVKAKYGAPLKGISKNNTKYTQSYTDKYNQETSGTYLIDNQYVTFFYDAHKKYKVRSVTWVSAATEMSKPGFFATQSTQLRDGLENLMVELINQARVAEGLKPLQYTPKYNPVARQHSASMADSNFFGHVDLNGLRGGDRMRKGGVTYNWWGENLAYGQYSAIYAHEALMNSLGHRENILRNEFTHVFVGVDFNSKNQPYFTMNFYSL